In Miscanthus floridulus cultivar M001 chromosome 19, ASM1932011v1, whole genome shotgun sequence, the DNA window AGAACAACTGCGACGCGCCGTCTGAGCTCCCGCCGGTCGCCACGGAGAGCTCGTGCGGCCGGCCGCTGGGCCTTCGTTTCCACCGCAACTCCGGCAACCTATACGTCGCGGATGCATACATGGGGCTCATGCGGGTGGGACCGGACGGCGGGGACGCGACCGTGCTTGCCACGGAGGCCGGCGGCGAGCCGTTCCGCTTCACCAATGGGGTGGACATCGACCAGGTCACCGGCGATGTTTACTTTACTGATAGCAGCAAGACGTACCCGCGGTCACAGCACCAGATGGTGACCGCGTCCGGGGACTCCACGGGGCGCATCATGAAGTACAGTCCGCGCACCAACCAGGTCACCGTGCTCCAGTCCGGCGTGACCTACCCTAACGGCATCGCCATCAGCGAGGACAGGACCCACCTCGTCGTCGCGCTCACCGGACCTTGCAAGCTGCTAAGGTATTGGATCCGTGGGCCCAACGCAAACACATCCGAGATATTCGCAGACCTACCAGGATACCCGGACAACGTGAGGCCCGACGGGAATGGAGGCTACTGGGTTGCCCTGCACCGAGAGAAAAATGAGCTCCCGTATCCGCTCGGCGCGAACAAGCACTTGGTCGCCATCAGGATTGGTGCTCAAGGTGAAAAGCTCCAAGAAATGACGGGCCCTAAGAACGTTAGGCCAACCGAGGCGGTGgaaagacaagatggcaaaatatATCTTGGATCTGTAGAGTTGTCTTATGTTAGCATTGTTAGCACTCAGGATTATAGCTAAGGTTTAAGATGTAAGGATTTGATATGTTGTATTTCGAGCACTATATTATAGACGACCTTTTATTATTGTTTGCTTGTCTTTATTAATAAATAAAAGTTTGCACTATACTTATGTTAAATTGTCAATTTTGATACGTTGAATACATACTTCCGGTCGTCCGGCCGTGCACACCTTATTCTTATTTTATCTTAAGCACGGATCATACATGCGCGCGTACGATGGATGACAATATAGCGTGTATCAAGCCTACAAATTTTACCAAATAGTGAAAACAATAGCGATAGGTCAAATTTATAATTGAATTGTCTGGTCTCGTTGATTGGCTGCCGGATGGATGGCATGTGCATGTTAGTTCTAACAAGCTTGATTCGTAGAAGCCTGACCAAAATACCAAAGCCTGGCCTGGCCTGGCCTtatcaaacacacacacacacgtactGCTCTTATCTATATCAATATTTGTATTTTGTATCTATATCTTCTCTATCTATAATATAATATACTAAGTGTGAAGCGTTTCATGGTCCGTCCGCTCCCACGGCGCCCCTGCGTCCGATTGTTTTCCGTGCGCCGAGTCCTGCCCTTCCATCCGTCAACCCCTGCTCGGTCCATCCGCTCGTCACCACCCGACTGCCCTAGACCACATCGCTTGCCGCAGGCCCGTCTACCACAGAACGATATCGTAGGCTTCAAACAATCCGACCCTGAATTAAATCAAGTCCAACACAAACCAAATCGTGGTGGTGCAAGAGGACTGTATTGAGGCCATCATCCAAGCTGGAAGTTGAATAGACCAGCTGGACACGTTGCCACGTCGGAGACCAGCTGGTTGAGCTTGAAGACGACCTGGAAGTTGACCTCCTTGCTCCGGCGCAGGGCCTCCGCCGTCACCGCCGCGTCGGCACAGGGGAGGATGTCGTCCAGCGCCGTGTGGCTCTGCCCCTGCGGCTGGACCACCCAGTCCATGGCCACGCAGGTGCCTCCTATCACGCTGAACACATGGCCAAATTCAATGGTCGCAGCATGCTCGGTTAACTTGTAAATACGTACGTTTCCGAGAGAAAAAAAACTTGTAAATACGTTCAATAAAAAAATGTACTGTATATAACAGCAAGCATTTGAAATAAGTTTTAAAATTTGGACGAAATGGAACAAAGACATCCAGATTTGCTCAAAATCGTTCTAAATCCAACCATAACAGGTGGCAACAGCTTACTTGTGCAGAAGGAAAAGTGCCGGACAGTATTAGTGTCCCAggacttgtttagattgaggttgggaatcagtatttggcactgtagcactttcgtttgtatttgataattattgtctaatcatggtctaactaggctcaaaagattcgtctcacaatttacaatcaaactgtgtaattaattatttttttatctacatttaatactctatgcatgtgtccaaagatttaatgtgatggagagagagtgaaaaaaacttgcaatctaaactagGCCCCAGTGAATATGATCCGTCCAAGAAACACCACTCTGCCAAAATACAGCAACTGAACATTAGCACGCCAATATAATCTCTGAAAGAACGCGTTCCATCAACTACGGTCAGAATTGGATGTGTATGTTCCTGTATGCTGTGGTAATGTGCTTACATGGACACAAGCGACTTCTTGCCGGTAAACGCGAACACTGCAACAAACTGTTGAGAGAAATTGCGTAAGAATCTGTAAAATAAATGATGTTGTAATTTCAAAAGAAGGTAAAGTAAATAAGTACTAGcgcatatatatttttttcttcttttgaagacttggccccgttcggctcgctgaatcttggctgaaattggctgaaaaatactgttctggttgaaatgttgtgagagaaaaatactatttcgataAAAAAAAAAGCCAAACCAGCCggatataaggtaagccgaacggagctCAATAAGAGCAATTTATACTCACCGGAGCCCAGAAGCACGAGGACCAGCATCACGGCCACGACGCCAATCATGACCTTCCTTCTGCAATCACGTAAACCAAACAACCGATCAAGATCATCCATAGATGGTGTCACGAGTTCATCTCGCGCCCAACCCATCAAGAACCATGCTCAACATTCGGAGATCAGCATCAGTCCCAGTTACAGTGGTACCCTTGGCAGCAGCTGACTTCTTCTTGAGCACTGAATTGGAGGCAGGTGCTTTTGTTGCTACTCGCACATAGCTGAATCCTAACCCACGACCAGATGGATCTCCAACACCAGTGATTTCTAATCTTTCTATATTTTCTCTGTCCTGCCCGCATCCAAGGAAATTTGATTAAAATCAGGAACATGTATACCAAGAAACTAGGGAGCAAGGAAAATTAGCATCATATATCTT includes these proteins:
- the LOC136529942 gene encoding protein STRICTOSIDINE SYNTHASE-LIKE 10-like — translated: MGRFTSKLVLLGILLAVLLLLPCTAVAAVAKAIDASNSQRLDLPDALVGPESVAFDGHGAGPYVSISDGRILKYGGEGAGWSTFTYSPSYTKNNCDAPSELPPVATESSCGRPLGLRFHRNSGNLYVADAYMGLMRVGPDGGDATVLATEAGGEPFRFTNGVDIDQVTGDVYFTDSSKTYPRSQHQMVTASGDSTGRIMKYSPRTNQVTVLQSGVTYPNGIAISEDRTHLVVALTGPCKLLRYWIRGPNANTSEIFADLPGYPDNVRPDGNGGYWVALHREKNELPYPLGANKHLVAIRIGAQGEKLQEMTGPKNVRPTEAVERQDGKIYLGSVELSYVSIVSTQDYS